In Microvenator marinus, one genomic interval encodes:
- a CDS encoding glutamine amidotransferase, with amino-acid sequence MLDFSLYNDGDVMWLGDWGSTSIAFLVILGLAIIALSIYDLAPMPPRRRWTLISLRAAVYSLAVLMLLEPAIDLKNVSKVKNNVVVLVDGSESMTLDAESGKTRASRAVEAFKNLNLQDSEDHKFHFYEFDSEIQKFGVDQEPSFSGQASDLTSAMLEAKESLGRAELGGLVVISDGTDTGAIGTRVQSGEALDETSKELLSQIGAPINTISVAQPEDIRDIAVAKIRHDDFAFVHNSVTIQAQIKSIGVNETVNVELYRDNQRLQTRQVTLDKNSPVQTVEFEFVPKRIGREVYRVFIEPKDSEILESNNEAFFVQKVIRDKIRVLQVVGRPSWDERFLRQLLKRSPNIDLISFFILRTNENIQTSSNDELSLIPFPTDELFNTELGSFDLVVFQNFNFGPYSMRQYLPQIADFVKKGGGFVMVGGDLSFASGGYAGTAIEDILPVQLPASGSKTLVDTRGFKPNLTDAGTRHPITQLAFDPQANKEIWESLPEQRGTNLVLEARQNATVLATHPSLKSGGAPMPVITVSEMGDGRVMAVTTDSTWRWAFESAATGGTSREYQMFWNSTMRWLIKDPELKLLRIDQEIDLWNPGERPKIGVRIQNPDYTPAQAKEGRIRIQRHDLRTSEALDVPVEIPFVSDARGYAIVSAPVIEEEGIYRISAAATTEAGELTDEDLFLVVSSKTEFRDVVPRPDLLEAIAAHTEGVALKNSTSSVTPLNFQKSTSVQINRRKVVSVWDSFPLFLLILGLLAAEWTFRRRWGRL; translated from the coding sequence ATGCTAGATTTTTCGCTCTACAACGACGGCGACGTGATGTGGCTAGGCGACTGGGGTTCGACCTCGATTGCGTTCCTCGTGATTCTAGGCCTCGCCATCATCGCGCTGAGTATTTACGACTTGGCCCCCATGCCGCCGCGCAGACGTTGGACTTTGATCTCTCTGCGCGCAGCCGTTTACTCGCTCGCCGTGCTGATGCTTCTTGAACCAGCGATCGACCTCAAGAATGTATCGAAGGTCAAGAATAACGTCGTGGTGTTGGTGGACGGATCTGAATCCATGACGCTCGATGCGGAGTCTGGAAAAACGCGGGCCAGCAGAGCGGTTGAAGCGTTCAAAAACCTAAATCTACAAGACTCTGAAGATCATAAATTTCATTTCTACGAATTCGACTCAGAAATCCAAAAGTTTGGCGTGGACCAGGAACCTTCGTTTTCTGGGCAGGCTTCGGATCTGACTTCAGCGATGCTCGAGGCCAAAGAAAGTCTGGGGCGTGCGGAGCTCGGCGGGCTCGTCGTGATATCTGACGGCACAGACACAGGCGCAATCGGAACGCGGGTACAAAGCGGCGAAGCTCTCGATGAGACCAGCAAAGAGCTTTTGAGCCAGATCGGGGCACCGATTAACACAATTAGCGTGGCTCAGCCTGAAGACATCCGAGATATTGCCGTCGCAAAAATTAGACACGATGACTTTGCGTTTGTGCACAACAGCGTCACAATTCAGGCTCAAATCAAGAGCATTGGCGTCAACGAAACCGTCAACGTCGAACTCTATCGAGATAACCAACGCCTACAGACTCGACAGGTCACGCTCGACAAGAACTCTCCTGTTCAAACAGTGGAATTTGAGTTCGTACCAAAACGCATCGGACGAGAGGTTTATAGAGTCTTCATTGAGCCTAAGGATTCCGAGATTCTCGAGTCCAATAATGAGGCGTTCTTCGTCCAGAAGGTCATCCGCGACAAAATTCGTGTGCTGCAGGTCGTCGGCAGGCCGAGCTGGGATGAGCGATTCCTAAGACAGCTGCTGAAAAGAAGTCCTAATATCGACCTCATCAGCTTCTTCATCCTTCGGACGAACGAAAATATCCAGACAAGCTCGAACGATGAGCTCAGCCTCATTCCTTTTCCAACCGATGAACTCTTCAATACCGAACTTGGAAGCTTCGACCTTGTGGTCTTCCAGAATTTCAATTTTGGCCCGTACTCGATGCGCCAATACCTTCCTCAGATCGCGGATTTCGTGAAAAAAGGAGGAGGCTTTGTAATGGTAGGGGGCGACCTATCCTTTGCCAGCGGCGGATACGCCGGCACGGCAATCGAAGATATACTTCCGGTTCAACTCCCCGCGTCCGGTTCCAAAACACTCGTGGACACACGCGGGTTCAAACCAAACTTGACGGACGCGGGTACTCGCCATCCCATCACGCAGCTCGCGTTCGACCCCCAGGCAAATAAAGAGATATGGGAAAGCCTTCCGGAACAACGAGGCACCAATCTGGTCCTTGAGGCCAGACAGAACGCCACCGTGCTAGCCACGCACCCCTCCCTTAAATCAGGCGGAGCACCGATGCCGGTCATAACCGTCTCGGAGATGGGAGATGGACGCGTCATGGCCGTGACCACGGATTCAACGTGGAGATGGGCATTCGAAAGTGCAGCCACAGGCGGGACTTCAAGGGAGTACCAAATGTTCTGGAACAGCACGATGCGCTGGCTCATCAAAGATCCCGAGCTCAAGTTGCTTCGCATCGACCAAGAGATCGACCTGTGGAACCCCGGCGAGCGACCGAAGATCGGAGTGCGAATCCAAAACCCAGACTATACGCCTGCCCAAGCCAAGGAAGGACGTATTCGAATTCAGCGCCATGACCTGCGCACCTCAGAGGCTCTCGATGTGCCGGTGGAGATTCCTTTCGTCTCCGACGCCCGCGGCTACGCGATTGTGAGCGCTCCCGTCATCGAAGAGGAAGGGATCTACCGAATCAGCGCTGCCGCCACGACTGAGGCCGGAGAGTTGACGGACGAGGACTTGTTTCTTGTCGTGTCTTCCAAGACCGAATTCCGTGACGTTGTACCTCGCCCAGACCTCTTGGAAGCCATTGCGGCGCACACCGAAGGTGTTGCGCTGAAGAACTCCACGTCTAGCGTGACACCCCTGAACTTTCAGAAGTCGACGAGTGTTCAAATTAATCGCCGAAAAGTCGTCAGCGTATGGGACTCTTTCCCGCTCTTCCTGCTGATTCTCGGCCTACTCGCCGCGGAATGGACGTTTCGACGTCGATGGGGACGCCTTTAA
- a CDS encoding DUF72 domain-containing protein, translated as MTKFYFASDEINKGWKRYFNLANALEVTNEGKLPSIKTLNSWRVSSPKGFGFVVHVLDEFIEALDRLSAAGASQLDDQAKAAFEASLERAKALGAIALFLPTSFDFSPTQSNRTLLEKVAELNRGKLMLVWESQGMWSLEDMRDWASKRGIVYAWDPFMAFEEGLEFGRGDVCFKINERQGTRRHFDGYDMENLIEWAQGYDRAILLFRGRFKWRHLKEWRETLKSSVET; from the coding sequence ATGACAAAATTCTATTTCGCTTCAGATGAAATCAACAAGGGATGGAAACGCTACTTCAACCTCGCGAATGCGCTTGAGGTGACCAACGAGGGTAAGCTCCCAAGCATTAAGACGCTCAACTCGTGGCGAGTCTCATCTCCTAAAGGCTTCGGGTTCGTGGTGCATGTCCTCGACGAGTTCATTGAAGCGCTTGACCGTTTGAGCGCAGCTGGTGCGAGCCAACTCGACGACCAGGCCAAAGCCGCCTTTGAAGCCTCCCTCGAGCGCGCAAAGGCTCTCGGAGCGATTGCCCTCTTTCTCCCTACGTCTTTTGATTTCAGCCCTACCCAGTCCAACCGAACACTCTTGGAAAAAGTTGCGGAATTGAACCGCGGAAAGTTGATGTTGGTTTGGGAATCACAGGGAATGTGGTCGCTTGAAGATATGCGAGATTGGGCCTCAAAACGCGGCATCGTCTACGCCTGGGACCCTTTTATGGCCTTTGAAGAGGGTCTCGAATTCGGTCGTGGAGATGTTTGTTTCAAGATCAACGAACGACAGGGCACTCGTCGACACTTCGACGGCTATGACATGGAAAATCTCATCGAGTGGGCCCAAGGGTATGATCGGGCGATCTTGCTTTTTAGAGGTCGATTTAAGTGGAGACATTTGAAGGAATGGCGTGAAACCTTGAAATCAAGCGTTGAAACGTGA
- the glgA gene encoding glycogen synthase GlgA has translation MDLTQLIRTRDDGTGRAKRTLSIVFGTTEIAPFAKTGGLGDVSASLPRALADRGHRVTIVTPLYKHLNPEKMRLARRLKPLEVPRKGKSADVAEVVLWEMNLSDGVRIVFLDFEEYFGRDGLYGYDDKGFEDNAARFAFFSRALVEFVRYSNMNADVLHLNDWHTALAPLYIKQYYKTEFKNVSTVLTIHNLAFQGEFDLKDADQTGLTKTAIKAATHDGKLNFLKSGIDLADKVTTVSPTYADEIKTEAGGCGLDKELSARKTDLVGILNGADTGIWSPSVDQYIEVRYDIATLNGKRRNKAQLQHDFGLPVRPVLPIVAFVGRFTEQKGIDVLITAVRKLLKDNDDERGAFQFVALGEGDKKLEKAAEKLASEFPKRVAVHIGYSEELAHRIIAGSDILALPSRFEPCGLTQIYAMRYGTLPLVHRTGGLADTVKDADVENGSGFVFGDFSRTEIIKTIERAVNRYHHHRQWRPLMVTAMEQDFSWSRSARAYDETYLGALGFAE, from the coding sequence ATGGATTTAACTCAGTTGATTCGTACGCGTGATGATGGAACAGGTCGCGCAAAGCGAACTCTAAGCATTGTCTTCGGAACCACAGAAATCGCCCCCTTCGCCAAGACTGGTGGACTCGGCGACGTCTCAGCGAGCTTGCCTCGCGCACTGGCAGATCGAGGGCACCGCGTCACGATTGTGACCCCGCTCTACAAGCATCTCAACCCAGAGAAAATGAGACTTGCTCGACGCCTGAAACCTCTAGAGGTTCCACGAAAAGGCAAGTCAGCAGATGTGGCCGAGGTCGTGCTTTGGGAAATGAATCTGAGCGACGGCGTGCGAATTGTCTTCCTTGATTTCGAAGAGTACTTCGGTAGGGATGGCCTTTATGGATATGACGATAAGGGTTTTGAAGACAACGCAGCGCGTTTCGCCTTCTTCTCTCGCGCCCTCGTAGAGTTTGTCCGCTATTCCAACATGAATGCCGATGTGCTCCATCTCAATGATTGGCACACAGCACTCGCGCCTCTCTACATCAAGCAATACTACAAGACTGAGTTCAAGAACGTCTCCACTGTGCTGACGATCCACAACCTGGCCTTCCAAGGCGAGTTTGACCTCAAGGACGCCGATCAGACCGGTCTCACGAAGACCGCAATCAAGGCAGCCACTCACGATGGAAAACTCAACTTCTTGAAGTCTGGTATCGACCTTGCCGACAAGGTCACCACCGTGAGCCCCACCTACGCCGATGAAATCAAGACCGAAGCCGGTGGGTGTGGACTCGACAAAGAACTCTCGGCTCGAAAAACCGACCTCGTCGGAATTCTCAACGGCGCAGACACTGGCATCTGGAGCCCTAGCGTCGACCAATACATCGAGGTTCGCTACGATATCGCCACTCTCAACGGCAAGCGTAGAAACAAAGCTCAGCTTCAGCACGACTTCGGACTACCTGTTCGGCCGGTTCTGCCGATTGTTGCCTTTGTAGGTCGTTTCACCGAACAAAAAGGCATCGACGTTCTCATCACTGCGGTCAGAAAGCTGCTCAAGGACAATGACGACGAGCGTGGGGCGTTTCAGTTTGTAGCCCTTGGTGAAGGTGACAAAAAGCTCGAAAAGGCCGCTGAGAAGCTTGCTAGCGAGTTCCCTAAACGAGTTGCGGTGCACATCGGGTACTCCGAAGAGCTCGCTCACCGAATCATTGCAGGGTCAGATATCCTGGCGCTGCCTAGTCGCTTTGAGCCATGTGGCCTCACTCAAATCTACGCAATGCGTTACGGTACCCTGCCCCTCGTTCACCGCACAGGTGGGCTGGCAGACACCGTCAAGGACGCCGACGTTGAGAATGGTTCAGGATTTGTTTTCGGCGATTTCTCTAGAACCGAAATCATCAAGACCATTGAAAGAGCCGTAAACCGCTATCATCACCACCGTCAGTGGCGACCGCTTATGGTTACGGCCATGGAACAAGACTTTTCTTGGAGTCGCTCGGCTCGTGCTTATGACGAGACCTACCTGGGCGCTCTTGGTTTCGCAGAATAA
- a CDS encoding acyl-CoA carboxylase subunit beta translates to MHPNYKKLQELNKQAELGGGQKRIDRQHESGKLTARERIDLLLDPGTFVELDKFVTHRCSDFNMESQRIPGDGVVTGYGQVDGRLVYVFAQDFTVFGGSLSGAFAQKICKVMDLAMKVGAPVIGLNDSGGARIQEGVVSLAGYADIFYRNTRASGVIPQISAILGPCAGGAVYSPAITDFIFMVQDTSYMFITGPDVVKTVTSQDVTKQELGGSHVHGETSGVSHFDCVSEEECIVQIRELLSFVPSNNAEDAPYLPTGDDPMRRDAKLAEIIPEKPSKPYDMTEVINCVVDDGYFFEVQKDFAKNIIVGFARLDGHSVGIVANQPDHLSGVLDINASLKAARFVRFCDAFNIPIITLVDVPGFLPGVDQEYGGIIKHGAKLLYAYAEATVPKITLITRKAYGGAYDVMSSKHIGGDINLAYPTAEIAVMGPDGAVNIIFRNDLVAADDQDAKKAELVENYRDTFANPFKAAELGYIDEVIEPLDTRPRLIQSLHMLKNKRAENPPKKHGNIPL, encoded by the coding sequence ATGCATCCGAATTACAAGAAACTTCAGGAACTCAATAAGCAGGCTGAGCTCGGTGGCGGACAAAAGAGAATTGACCGCCAGCACGAATCCGGAAAACTCACAGCCCGCGAACGAATCGACCTCCTCCTCGATCCAGGCACATTTGTGGAGCTCGATAAATTCGTGACTCACCGATGTTCCGACTTCAACATGGAGTCACAGCGCATTCCTGGTGATGGCGTGGTGACGGGTTACGGCCAAGTTGATGGCCGACTCGTTTACGTATTCGCCCAAGACTTCACCGTGTTTGGTGGCAGCCTTAGCGGCGCTTTCGCACAGAAGATCTGCAAGGTGATGGACCTCGCTATGAAAGTTGGTGCGCCAGTGATTGGCCTCAACGATTCCGGCGGAGCGCGTATCCAAGAAGGCGTTGTCTCACTGGCTGGGTACGCAGATATCTTCTATCGAAACACACGAGCCAGCGGCGTGATCCCTCAGATCTCGGCAATCCTTGGGCCGTGCGCGGGCGGAGCTGTCTACAGTCCGGCAATCACTGACTTCATCTTCATGGTCCAAGACACGAGCTACATGTTCATCACGGGACCCGACGTCGTAAAGACCGTGACGAGCCAAGATGTCACCAAACAAGAGCTCGGTGGCTCACATGTCCACGGTGAGACCAGCGGCGTATCCCACTTTGATTGTGTGTCCGAAGAAGAGTGTATCGTACAGATCCGAGAATTGCTCTCGTTTGTACCCTCGAACAACGCTGAAGATGCGCCTTACCTTCCAACAGGCGACGATCCGATGCGACGGGATGCAAAGCTCGCGGAGATCATCCCTGAAAAGCCCTCGAAGCCATACGACATGACAGAGGTCATCAATTGTGTGGTTGATGATGGCTATTTCTTCGAAGTCCAGAAGGATTTCGCCAAGAATATCATCGTCGGCTTTGCGCGATTGGACGGTCACTCGGTGGGTATTGTTGCCAACCAACCTGACCACCTCAGCGGTGTTCTGGACATCAATGCGAGCCTAAAAGCAGCACGCTTCGTGCGTTTCTGTGATGCTTTCAATATTCCGATCATCACGCTTGTTGACGTGCCAGGCTTCCTTCCCGGTGTGGATCAGGAATACGGCGGAATCATTAAGCACGGGGCAAAACTCCTCTACGCTTACGCTGAAGCCACTGTTCCAAAGATCACTCTCATCACTCGAAAAGCCTATGGCGGAGCCTATGACGTCATGAGCTCGAAGCATATCGGTGGTGATATCAACCTGGCCTATCCGACCGCTGAGATCGCAGTGATGGGGCCAGACGGCGCTGTGAACATCATCTTCCGCAACGACCTCGTTGCCGCGGATGATCAGGATGCGAAAAAGGCTGAGTTGGTCGAGAACTATCGCGACACCTTTGCCAACCCGTTCAAAGCCGCTGAACTCGGTTATATCGACGAGGTCATCGAACCACTCGATACGCGTCCTCGCCTCATTCAAAGCCTTCATATGCTCAAGAATAAGCGCGCCGAGAACCCTCCAAAGAAGCACGGCAACATTCCTCTTTAA
- a CDS encoding citrate synthase, translated as MSNAKLSLNGKEYEFPVLVGSEGEVAIDIAALRGQSGAITLDPGYGNTGSCQSAITFIDGEKGILRYRGYPIEELAEKSTFDEVMYLLIWGDKPSADQLAKFRAQLVEHAGLDERVKKHLEALPATTHPMAVISSVLATLSAYYPSTDDRDEDIVRLLAKFKSLVAWSYRRKKGLDYINPDPNLGYVEDFLNMMFGSYDEATVSAMHQLLILHADHEQNCSTSTVRMVGSSHADVYATMAAGVCALWGPLHGGANQAVIEMLEAIQDDGGDVSKYVTMAKDKESGFKLMGFGHRVYKNFDPRARIIKKAADKVLDALGIDDPSLDIAKQLEQVALEDEFFVARKLYPNVDFYSGIIYRALNIPTDFFTVMFALGRMPGWISQWRELRDENARIHRPRQVYIGPKQRSF; from the coding sequence ATGAGTAATGCAAAGCTTTCTCTCAATGGAAAAGAATACGAATTTCCGGTCCTGGTCGGAAGCGAAGGCGAAGTCGCGATCGATATTGCGGCTCTGCGCGGCCAATCGGGCGCGATTACGCTGGACCCAGGTTATGGCAACACCGGATCGTGCCAGAGCGCGATCACCTTTATCGATGGCGAAAAAGGTATTCTTCGGTACCGCGGATATCCGATTGAGGAACTTGCAGAAAAAAGTACGTTCGACGAGGTGATGTATCTCCTGATTTGGGGAGATAAGCCGAGCGCAGATCAACTTGCGAAGTTCCGAGCACAGCTCGTTGAGCACGCTGGTTTGGACGAGCGCGTCAAGAAGCACCTTGAGGCTCTTCCTGCAACGACTCACCCAATGGCCGTCATTTCTTCGGTCCTTGCGACCCTATCCGCGTACTATCCGTCTACCGACGATCGTGACGAGGATATCGTTCGCCTCCTTGCCAAGTTCAAGTCACTGGTTGCGTGGTCTTATCGCCGCAAGAAAGGTCTTGATTATATCAATCCAGACCCGAATCTCGGCTACGTCGAAGACTTTTTGAACATGATGTTTGGAAGCTACGACGAGGCGACTGTCTCAGCGATGCACCAACTCCTGATTCTCCATGCTGACCACGAGCAAAACTGCTCCACGTCTACAGTACGTATGGTTGGAAGCTCTCATGCTGATGTCTACGCGACGATGGCAGCAGGTGTATGCGCCCTTTGGGGACCACTTCACGGCGGGGCCAACCAAGCTGTGATCGAGATGCTGGAAGCCATTCAGGATGATGGTGGTGATGTCTCGAAGTATGTGACCATGGCCAAAGATAAAGAGTCTGGCTTCAAGCTGATGGGCTTCGGTCACCGTGTGTACAAGAATTTCGACCCACGCGCCCGAATCATCAAGAAGGCCGCTGACAAGGTCCTCGATGCTCTTGGCATTGATGACCCATCGTTGGATATCGCTAAGCAGCTTGAGCAAGTCGCGCTCGAAGACGAATTCTTCGTGGCGCGTAAACTCTATCCAAACGTGGACTTCTACAGCGGTATCATTTACCGCGCCCTGAACATCCCGACCGACTTCTTTACGGTGATGTTCGCCCTCGGTCGTATGCCGGGTTGGATTTCACAATGGCGTGAGTTGCGTGACGAGAACGCTCGTATCCACCGCCCACGCCAGGTCTACATCGGACCGAAGCAACGTAGCTTCTAG
- a CDS encoding ArnT family glycosyltransferase, whose amino-acid sequence MQENQSRFRSWWTQLARYEADATPWWRDRAMVFLAVAALYLPFLGSFGLWDPWETHYGEVGRQILERNDWISIWWGSHWQDAGGSQEGAYFFSKPILLKWMMAMGMTVFGFSELGIRIGTTLVAMLGVLLAYSFGASVYNRRTGLVIAGVLATSPFWYFLGRQAQTDMPYVGTMTVGMMFFMMGMFGKDRDKPADKFSYILTFAWMAIVCVPQISLIVMGLSRWRGSTNAVMQVLTTPPQLGAGIAGGLLAVGLILLLASLRAAYKGREALQKKLAYGSLAAVWIPLVILLGAVMAVSSNHVRDLNGWFSHSLVQASIYSTLLGFAIYQTCTRPIVERRRIYLLNFYIFIGLASLAKGLLGFMLPGAIIFFYLVLTREWRLLSRMELLRGIPVFIAVTFPWYAAMLIRHGNGFWNRFFVHDHFKRLAAGVHQIDTGSFEHFMKWLGYGLFPWTAFVPAALVRLVSTPALEKEDESRANLMLFLWVMIAFTLFTLSSTKFHHYIFPVVPALAILCAVGLARCLDDEALPNPWPLFVLAIPIMLVLSWDLVMEPQSLKNLFTYKYDRDWHNALWDKEFRITISLLTLPAVLGALALLVKNRRAKVIGLIAIVLASAGLAVFSLNVYMPRISSIWSQKGLWDYYYEVCTRTDGPPGTHKFKRICEEPIVAFKLNWRGETFYSQNEVIPIRDDDDFTHFLSQIEDREFFGIMEYARYRGEFQRKLPQSLKGKACIAWDGNQKFVLAKVPCAPDDPLRKPEVNNSRKR is encoded by the coding sequence ATGCAAGAGAATCAGTCCAGATTTCGAAGTTGGTGGACCCAGCTTGCTCGGTACGAAGCCGATGCGACACCGTGGTGGCGAGACCGGGCGATGGTCTTTCTGGCGGTTGCCGCGCTCTACCTTCCGTTCCTTGGAAGCTTTGGGCTCTGGGATCCGTGGGAGACGCACTACGGCGAAGTAGGGCGGCAGATTCTCGAGCGCAACGATTGGATTTCAATTTGGTGGGGGTCCCATTGGCAAGACGCTGGCGGAAGCCAGGAAGGGGCATACTTCTTTTCGAAGCCGATTTTGCTCAAGTGGATGATGGCGATGGGAATGACCGTCTTTGGTTTTTCAGAGCTCGGCATTCGAATCGGCACCACCCTCGTCGCTATGCTCGGCGTACTCTTGGCGTATTCATTTGGCGCCTCTGTGTACAATCGCCGTACAGGGTTGGTGATTGCGGGTGTGCTTGCGACGTCGCCGTTTTGGTACTTTCTAGGCCGACAAGCTCAGACGGATATGCCCTATGTCGGGACCATGACGGTGGGCATGATGTTCTTCATGATGGGGATGTTCGGAAAAGACCGGGACAAACCCGCGGACAAATTCTCGTACATTCTAACTTTTGCGTGGATGGCCATCGTCTGTGTGCCGCAGATTTCCCTGATCGTGATGGGACTTTCGCGCTGGCGAGGATCTACGAACGCTGTGATGCAAGTGCTGACTACTCCGCCACAGCTCGGTGCTGGAATTGCCGGAGGCCTACTGGCGGTGGGTTTGATTTTGCTCCTCGCGAGCCTTAGAGCTGCTTATAAGGGGCGTGAAGCACTTCAGAAGAAGCTCGCCTACGGGTCGTTGGCAGCGGTTTGGATTCCGCTGGTTATCCTTCTCGGTGCTGTGATGGCCGTAAGCTCAAACCACGTGCGGGATCTAAACGGTTGGTTCTCACATAGCCTTGTTCAAGCAAGCATCTATTCGACGTTATTGGGTTTTGCGATCTATCAAACGTGCACGCGGCCGATTGTAGAACGGCGTCGGATTTATCTGCTGAATTTCTACATTTTTATTGGACTGGCATCTTTGGCGAAAGGGTTGCTCGGATTTATGCTTCCCGGTGCGATCATCTTTTTCTACCTCGTCCTGACGCGCGAATGGCGGCTCTTGAGCAGGATGGAGTTGTTGCGCGGCATTCCGGTTTTCATCGCTGTGACTTTCCCGTGGTACGCTGCGATGTTGATTCGACACGGCAACGGTTTTTGGAATCGCTTCTTCGTTCACGATCACTTCAAGCGACTTGCGGCCGGCGTACACCAGATCGATACCGGAAGCTTCGAGCACTTCATGAAATGGCTTGGTTACGGGCTCTTTCCTTGGACGGCGTTTGTGCCTGCAGCGCTCGTGCGGCTTGTGTCTACGCCCGCACTGGAGAAGGAAGACGAGAGCCGGGCGAACCTGATGCTCTTTCTCTGGGTGATGATCGCCTTCACGCTCTTCACTCTCTCGAGCACCAAGTTCCATCACTATATCTTCCCTGTGGTGCCTGCCTTGGCCATCTTGTGTGCGGTCGGGCTAGCGCGTTGTTTGGACGACGAGGCTCTGCCTAATCCGTGGCCACTCTTTGTGTTGGCGATTCCCATCATGCTTGTTCTTTCGTGGGATCTGGTCATGGAGCCGCAATCGCTAAAGAATCTCTTCACGTACAAGTACGATCGCGACTGGCACAACGCCCTTTGGGATAAGGAATTCAGGATTACGATATCCCTGCTCACTCTCCCAGCGGTACTCGGGGCCTTAGCGCTTTTGGTCAAGAACCGTCGGGCCAAGGTCATCGGGCTCATCGCCATCGTTCTGGCAAGCGCAGGGCTGGCCGTTTTCTCGCTTAATGTCTACATGCCACGCATCTCGAGCATCTGGTCCCAGAAGGGCCTTTGGGACTACTATTACGAGGTCTGTACGCGCACAGATGGACCACCTGGAACCCACAAGTTCAAGCGAATTTGTGAGGAGCCGATCGTGGCCTTCAAACTCAACTGGCGAGGGGAGACTTTCTACAGCCAGAACGAAGTGATCCCAATTCGCGATGACGATGACTTCACGCACTTCCTAAGCCAGATCGAAGACCGAGAATTCTTTGGGATCATGGAGTACGCTCGCTACCGCGGTGAGTTCCAACGTAAGCTTCCTCAGAGTCTAAAAGGAAAGGCGTGCATCGCGTGGGACGGCAATCAGAAGTTCGTTCTGGCCAAGGTTCCGTGCGCCCCTGATGACCCTCTGCGCAAGCCAGAAGTCAATAACTCGCGAAAAAGATAG
- a CDS encoding class I SAM-dependent RNA methyltransferase: MTQHGEGVAYLEDGCVVFVEGALPEEQAEIEILTRKKKFARARAIKVLKASDQRVKPDCKYFESCGGCQFWHVSYQDELKIKVDAAVHTIEKIAKLKIPQFEVHEAPSTSAWRNRATLQISQGKVGFFQRGSHEVVDIEECPILMPELNSALKSVRSATPPKATGQVVLETAGNNTALISTSDFSLPNLPVGFPVAGVHDKSSRRGMERIAPDVAFPALESHSNGLGQIGLESGQFRQSNDQVNRALVAHVKSLFETRSEPHLFEYFAGAGNFTWAIADRFRDVDAYEGGKEAVDLGNAIAKGLRRPNVRFHAQDLFQMAPPAFGQSAVLLDPPRDGGQKVCQMLVKKSPKFVVYVSCDPATLARDLGILSSKYQIRTFDFFDMFPRSGHIETVVSLELI, from the coding sequence ATTACACAACACGGTGAGGGAGTCGCCTATCTCGAAGATGGTTGCGTCGTCTTCGTGGAGGGCGCCCTTCCTGAAGAACAAGCCGAAATCGAGATCCTCACGAGGAAGAAAAAGTTCGCCAGAGCTCGGGCTATCAAAGTCCTCAAGGCTTCCGACCAGCGCGTCAAACCCGATTGCAAGTATTTCGAATCGTGCGGCGGCTGCCAATTCTGGCATGTATCGTACCAAGACGAACTCAAGATCAAGGTCGACGCGGCCGTACACACGATCGAGAAGATTGCGAAGCTCAAGATCCCTCAGTTCGAAGTGCACGAAGCACCGTCCACCAGCGCGTGGCGCAATCGCGCGACGCTACAGATTAGCCAGGGCAAAGTTGGCTTCTTTCAACGCGGCTCTCATGAGGTCGTGGACATTGAAGAGTGCCCTATCTTGATGCCGGAGCTGAATTCTGCGCTCAAGAGTGTTCGAAGTGCCACACCACCGAAGGCTACAGGCCAAGTGGTGCTCGAGACAGCAGGCAATAATACGGCGCTGATCTCCACGAGTGATTTCTCGCTTCCCAACCTTCCAGTTGGGTTTCCCGTGGCCGGTGTCCATGACAAGAGTAGCCGACGAGGCATGGAAAGAATCGCTCCTGATGTCGCGTTTCCTGCGCTTGAATCGCACTCGAATGGTCTGGGTCAGATCGGACTTGAGAGTGGCCAGTTTCGACAGTCGAACGACCAGGTCAATCGGGCGCTTGTCGCTCATGTGAAGTCTCTTTTCGAGACACGAAGCGAACCTCACCTTTTTGAGTATTTTGCCGGTGCAGGAAATTTCACCTGGGCGATTGCCGATAGGTTCCGAGACGTCGATGCGTACGAGGGCGGCAAAGAAGCCGTAGACCTCGGGAACGCAATCGCGAAGGGATTGCGTCGGCCCAATGTTCGATTCCACGCCCAGGACTTGTTTCAGATGGCTCCACCAGCCTTTGGTCAATCCGCAGTGCTTCTGGATCCACCAAGGGATGGAGGTCAGAAGGTCTGTCAGATGCTGGTGAAAAAATCGCCGAAGTTCGTGGTCTACGTCTCTTGTGATCCAGCGACACTTGCCCGAGATCTGGGAATTTTGAGCTCGAAATATCAAATTCGAACCTTCGATTTTTTCGACATGTTCCCGCGCAGCGGGCATATTGAAACTGTCGTTAGCCTTGAGTTGATTTAG